From a single Cryptococcus deuterogattii R265 chromosome 5, complete sequence genomic region:
- a CDS encoding DNA replication licensing factor MCM7 yields MATNDAGASVMPVANVQINYEEESAKIEDFLQNYVTRSRPRRNQSALPADDDAAAEDTSEDEDDLADGMGGLDVQGARRIKSKYLRMLREVANRRREDIVIDLKDLKRYSNELSLLHNIQNNTRRYIQLFSDVIDKIMPAPDNEVDFTNDVLDLIMQQRREMNAQVDAGERSADAGMFPPELMRRYNVYFRPLRSDDVLAVRAVRGAHLGKLITVRGIVTRISEVKPLLVVNAYTCDSCGNEIFQEITQKHFTPLTVCPSDVCVRNQTKGQLHMQTRASRFRPFQEVKIQEMADQVPVGHIPRSMTIHLYGTLTRSVNPGDVVHIGGIFIPTPYTGMRALRAGLLQDTFLEAMHVHQLKKQYNTMETTPEIQEAIADLKSDPALYARLANSIAPEIYGHEDVKKALLLLLVGGVTNSRKDGMKIRGDINVCLMGDPGVAKSQLLKYITKVAPRGVYTTGRGSSGVGLTAAVMRDPVTDEMVLEGGALVLADNGICCIDEFDKMEESDRTAIHEVMEQQTISISKAGITTTLNARTSILAAANPLYGRYNPKVSPVENINLPAALLSRFDVLFLILDSPTREDDERLAQHVCFVHMHNTHPELDFEPVDPTLMRHYIAECRKIEPRVPQALSEYIVSSYVQMRKQQQEDEAEEKSHSYVSARTLLAVLRLSQALARLRHDDIVQQGDVDEALRLMDVSKASLYEHSQQRNGEDQTSTSKIFRIIKDMAQRAADEEDDEEMGELAMMDVRNRVIAKGFTEMQLMETILEYENMDVLMRTGNGSRLQFVTA; encoded by the exons ATGGCGACCAACGATGCCGGTGCCAGTGTTATGCCCGTAGCCAACGTGCAG ATAAActatgaagaagagtctg CTAAGATTGAAGACTTTCTTCAGAATTATGTCACTAGGTCTCGCCCACGTCGTAATCAAAGCGCACTCCCCGCAGATGATGACGCAGCTGCTGAGGATACttctgaagatgaggatgatttggCCGATGGGATGGGTGGGCTGGATGTTCAAGGCGCTAGGAGGATAAAGTCCAAGTATTTGAGGATGCTGAGGGAGGTTGCcaacagaagaagggaggataTCGTCATTGATTTGAAGGACCTCAAGAGG TACAGTAACGaactctctcttcttcacaacATCCAAAACAACACGCGTCGATACATTCAGCTCTTCTCGGACGTAATCGACAAAATCATGCCTGCGCCGGACAACGAGGTCGACTTCACCAATGATGTGCTCGACTTGATTATGCAGCAACGAAGGGAAATGAACGCTCAAGTTGACGCCGGGGAAAGGAGTGCGGACGCCGGAATGTTCCCACCAGAGCTGATGAGGAGATA CAATGTATACTTCCGGCCGCTTCGATCTGATGACGTCCTTGCTGTTCGAGCTGTTCGAGGTGCCCATCTCGGCAAGCTCATCACCGTGCGAGGTATCGTCACCCGTATTTCTGAAGTTAAACccctcctcgtcgtcaaCGCCTATACCTGTGACTCTTGTGGTAACGAAATCTTCCAAGAGATTACCCAAAAACATTTCACCCCTCTCACTGTTTGTCCCTCCGACGTCTGTGTCAGGAACCAAACCAAGGGCCAATTGCATATGCAAACTCGAGCCAGTAGATTCAGGCCTTTCCAAGAAGTCAAAATCCAAGAAATGGCCGACCAGGTTCCTGTAGGTCACATCCCCCGGTCGATGACTATCCATCTATACGGCACCCTCACTCGATCCGTTAACCCTGGAGATGTTGTCCACATTGGAggtatcttcatcccaaCTCCTTACACTGGTATGCGAGCCCTTCGTGCGGGTCTTTTACAAGACACCTTCCTTGAGGCAATGCACGTCCACCAACTCAAAAAGCAGTATAATACGATGGAGACCACCCCCGAAATTCAGGAAGCTATCGCTGATCTCAAGTCCGATCCTGCCCTCTACGCTCGACTTGCCAACTCTATAGCGCCTGAGATTTATGGTCATGAGGACGTCAAAAAAGCCTTGTTGCTCTTGCTTGTCGGTGGTGTTACAAACTCAAGGAAGGACGGTATGAAGATCAGAGGCGATATCAATGTCTGTTTGATGGGTGATCCTGGTGTTGCCAAATCTCAATTGCTCAAGTACATCACAAAGGTCGCCCCTAGAGGTGTTTACACTACCGGCAGGGGTTCCAGTGGTGTCGGTTTGACAGCGGCGGTTATGAGAGATCCAGTCACTGACGAGATGGTCTTGG AGGGAGGTGCCCTTGTTCTCGCCGACAATGGGATCTGCTGTATCGATGAATTTGACAAGATGGAGGAATCTGACCGAACCGCCATTCATGAAGTCATGGAACAACAaaccatttccatctccaaggCTGGTATCACCACCACTCTTAACGCGCGTACTTCTATCCTGGCGGCCGCGAACCCTCTTTACGGACGATACAATCCCAAAGTCTCTCCAGTTGAGAACATCAACCTTCCTGCAGCTCTCTTGTCTCGTTTCGATGTTCTCTTCCTTATCCTTGATTCTCCTACCagggaagacgatgagcGACTAGCCCAACACGTTTGCTTTGTCCATATGCACAACACCCATCCCGAGCTCGATTTTGAGCCCGTCGACCCTACATTGATGAGGCATTACATTGCCGAGTGCAGAAAGATTGAACCTCGTGTCCCTCAGGCCTTGTCGGAATACATTGTTTCCAGCTACGTACAAATGCGAAaacagcaacaagaagatgaggcgGAAGAAAAGTCTCACTCTTATGTTTCTGCCCgtactcttcttgccgTCTTGCGTCTGTCGCAGGCGCTGGCCCGTCTGCGACATGACGATATCGTCCAGCAAGGCGATGTGGACGAAGCTCTTCGATTGATGGACGTCTCCAAGGCGAGTTTGTACGAGCACTCTCAACAGAGGAATGGCGAAGATCAGACAAGCACAAGCAAGATCTTCAGGATCATCAAGGACATGGCGCAAAGAGCTgcagatgaggaagatgacgaggagatgggagaattggcgatgatggatgTGAGGAACAGGGTTATCGCCAAGGGTTTCACAGAGATGCAATTGATGGAGACTATCCTCGAA TACGAGAACATGGACGTGTTGATGCGTACCGGCAACGGCTCCAGGTTGCAATTTGTTACTGCCTaa
- a CDS encoding translation elongation factor Tu: protein MSGQQPPSFNPGAFEFRPGQTPFVPRQQQQQRQYDPYGQQQGGYPQYGQYGQQQGYPQYGQYGGYPQQQGYPVPGAPGAPGAGPRAYQPPQVRNVQGFQPPSFSSSPAPPPDAKAPAGKPVSLSIGGAPKAAPSLSIGGAPKAAPKAAPSLSIGGAPKAAPSLSIGGGAKASPSLSIGGKKEEKKEEKEASAKSSPKPAAPTPKPADASASSSEAAPAPAVEKKAEKSVPLTSDAQGKVIAAETSAVTPARSDASTPAPAAAAAVSTSTTNFTKVSAKNDAEAIFREQNLAGDAALRDLYGENVKDTNIKSHLNIIFTGHVDAGKSTMGGQLLYLTGAVDKRTMEKYEQEAKAAGRETWYLSWALDSGKEERAKGKTVEVGRAYFESEKRRYTILDAPGHKTYVPSMISGAAQADVALLVLSARKGEFETGFEREGQTREHAMLIKNNGINKLIVVVNKMDDPTVQWDKGRYDEITTKITPFLKAVGFNPKTDITFIPVSAQIGENMKDRIDKKIAPWWDGPSLLEHLDNMEIMDRNINAPFMLPISEKYNELGTMVMGKIESGHVKKGDTLLMMPNKHTVEVTGIFSEQAEDMDMAFCGDNIRMRISGVSDRDITPGFVLTSVQKPVKAVTAFRADISFIDTKNIICPGYSCVLHVHTLAEEVTVTSFLNYYEKKTRRKSKKPPQFAKAGMLVSAVIETSAPICIERFEDYKMLGRFTLRDEGKTVAIGKVTKLIERSEDMPDVAALSLKAAS, encoded by the exons ATGTCCGGCCAGCAGCCCCCCAGCTTCAACCCAGGCGCGTTCGAGTTCCGTCCAGGACAGACACCCTTCGTCCCcaggcagcagcagcaacagcggCAGTACGACCCGTACGGCCAGCAGCAGGGCGGATATCCCCAGTACGGACAGTATGGCCAGCAGCAGGGATACCCTCAATACGGGCAGTACGGCGGTTaccctcaacagcaaggCTACCCTGTTCCCGGTGCTCCCGGTGCTCCCGGTGCCGGTCCTAGGGCTTACCAACCTCCGCAAGTCAGGAATGTCCAAGGTTTCCAGCCTCCCagcttttcttcatcacctgcGCCCCCTCCAGATGCCAAGGCTCCTGCCGGCAAGCCCGTCTCATTGTCCATCGGTGGTGCTCCTAAAGCTGCTCCCAGCTTGTCTATCGGCGGTGCCCCCAAGGCTGCTCCTAAAGCGGCTCCTAGCTTGAGTATTGGCGGCGCTCCCAAGGCTGCTCCTAGCTTGAGTATCGGTGGTGGTGCCAAGGCTTCTCCCAGCTTGAGCATCGGtggaaaaaaggaggaaaagaaggaagagaaggaggcttCCGCAAAGTCTTCTCCCAAACCTGCCGCTCCTACACCAAAACCAGCCGATGCCTCTGCTTCCAGTTCCGAGGCAGCCCCTGCCCCTGCTGTCgaaaagaaggctgagaagTCTGTTCCTCTTACAAGTGACGCTCAAGGCAAGGTCATTGCTGCTGAGACTTCTGCTGTCACCCCTGCCAGGTCTGACGCTAGCACTCCGGCTcccgctgctgccgccgctgTCAGCACCAGCACTACCAACTTCACCAAGGTCTCTGCCAAAAACGATGCTGAGGCTATCTTCCGTGAGCAAAACCTTGCTGGTGATGCTGCTTTGCGAGACTTGTACGGTGAGAACGTCAAGGACACCAACATCAAGTCTCATCTtaacatcatcttcaccgGTCACGTCGACGCGGGCAAGTCTACCATGGGTGGTCAGTTACTGTACTTGACCGGTGCTGTTGACAAGCGAACTATGGAAAAGTATGAGCAGGAGGCCAAGGCTGCCGGTAGGGAGACCTGGTACCTTTCGTGGGCTTTGGATagtgggaaggaggagcgaGCGAAGGGCAAGACTGTTGAGGTCGGTAGGGCTTATTTTGAGAGCGAGAAGCGAAGGTATACTATCTTGGATGCTCCCGGTCACAAAACCTATGTGCCGAGTATGATCTCTGGTGCTGCCCAGGCCGATGTTGCTTTGCTT GTGCTGTCCGCGCGAAAGGGCGAGTTTGAGACCGGTTTTGAGCGTGAGGGTCAAACTAGAGAGCATGCGATGCTCATCAAGAACAATGGTATCAACAAGCTCATCGTCGTTGTCAACAAGATGGATGACCCTACTGTGCAATGGGACAAGGGACGATACGATGAGATCACCACCAAAATTACTCCTTTCCTCAAGGCGGTTGGTTTCAACCCCAAGACTGACATCACTTTTATTCCCGTTTCTGCCCAGATTGGTGAGAACATGAAGGACCGAATCGACAAAAAGATTGCTCCATGGTGGGA TGGTCCTTCGCTTTTGGAGCACCTTGACAACATGGAGATTATGGACCGAAACATCAATGCTCCCTTCATGCTTCCCATCTCTGAAAAATACAACGAGTTGGGTACCATGGTTATGGGCAAGATTGAATCCGGCCACGTCAAGAAAGGTGACACTTTGCTTATGATGCCCAACAAG CACACTGTTGAAGTCACTGGTATCTTCTCTGAGCAAGCAGAAGACATGGATATGGCATTCTGTGGTGACAACATTCGAATGCGAATTTCTGGTGTTTCTGACCGAGACATTACCCCCGGTTTTGTCCTCACCTCTGTTCAAAAGCCCGTTAAGGCTGTCACTGCCTTCAGGGCAGATATCAGTTTCATTGACACCAAGAACATTATCTGTCCTGGTTACAGCTGTGTCTTGCACGTCCACACTCTTGCTGAGGAAGTTACTGTTACT TCATTCCTCAACTACTACGAAAAGAAAACCAGAAGAAAGTCCAAGAAGCCCCCACAGTTCGCCAAGGCTGGTATGCTTGTCTCTGCCGTCATTGAGACTTCTGCCCCTATCTGTATTGAACGATTCGAGGACTACAAGATGCTCGGTCGATTCACTTTGCGTGATGAAG GTAAAACCGTTGCTATTGGCAAGGTTACCAAACTTATTGAGAGGAGTGAGGATATGCCTGATGTTGCCGCGCTTTCCTTGAAGGCGGCATCGTAA
- a CDS encoding methionine-tRNA ligase beta subunit has translation MSSQVQQFISAAVNADPSLAGQNDKDEAAIEKLVGESEGLAKDLPALNEKLTPLTYLYSNYPSTADVGLYAHLHPSMINAPATQHPTLPAVLRYFLHIQSLPSISSARSELPNAYPTLEIDLSTLPAPERKAPAPKVKKEKKAAAPAAESVPAAEGAAASVAGAVSAATGAVIEAATNAAETVKDAVVGKSEKDAKKKEKKEKKEKPAKASKPAAEVTGPMPSMIDMRVGKVLDVKRHPDADSLYVETIDVGEPEPRTVCSGLVKYMSEDEIRGATVVVICNLKPVTMRGVKSFAMLLCASSKDGKEEGGVQFVLPPEGSQPGERIYFEGEKYENATPEPQLNPKKKVFETIQPNFITLENREAAWIDPETKSVHRIRTKDGVLKSQSFVGASLS, from the exons ATGTCTTCGCAGGTCCAGCAGTTCATCTCCGCTGCCGTCAATGCCGACCCTTCTCTTGCCGGACAAAACGATAAGGACGAGGCCGCTATTGAGAAGCTCGTCGGCGAGTCTGAGGGCTTGGCCAAGGACCTTCCT GCGCTCAACGAGAAGCTCACTCCTTTGACTTATCTCTACTCCAACTATCCCTCTACTGCTGATGTCGGTCTTTAcgctcatcttcaccctTCCATG ATCAACGCCCCTGCTACTCAACACCCCACTCTTCCCGCTGTCCTCCGATACTTTCTCCATATCCAAtccctcccctccatctcctctgccCGGTCAGAGCTTCCCAACGCCTACCCTACCCTCGAGATCGACCTCTCAACACTCCCTGCGCCTGAGCGCAAGGCACCCGCTCCCaaagtgaaaaaggagaagaaggccgcGGCCCCTGCCGCCGAGTCCGTCCCTGCTGCTGAGGGCGCTGCCGCTTCCGTTGCTGGTGCCGTCAGCGCTGCTACCGGCGCCGTCATCGAAGCCGCTACCAACGCTGCTGAAACTGTCAAGGATGCTGTTGTCGGCAAGTCTGAGAAGGacgcaaagaagaaggaaaagaaggagaagaaggagaagccTGCCAAGGCTTCCAAACCTGCTGCTGAAGTGACAGGTCCTATGCCCAGTATGATTGACATGCGAGTCGGCAAGGTGCTTGATG TTAAGCGACACCCTGATGCCGACTCTCTTTATGTTGAGACCATCGATGTCGGAGAGCCCGAGCCCCGAACAGTTTGCTCTGGTCTTGTCAAGTACATGTCCGAGGATGAAATTCGCGGCGCGACCGTTGTTGTGATTTGCAACCTCAAGCCCGTGACCATGAGGGGTGTCAAGAGTTTCGCCATGCTTCTCTGTGCGAGCTCCAAGGATGgtaaggaggaaggtggcGTGCAGTTTGTCCTTCCTCCAGAGGGAAGTCAACCGGGTGAGAGGATCTACTTTGAGGGTGAAAAGTACGAAA ATGCTACGCCCGAACCCCAACTTAACCCCAAGAAAAAGGTCTTTGAGACCATCCAACCCAACTTTATCACCCTTGAAAACCGCGAAGCTGCGTGGATCGACCCCGAGACCAAGTCTGTTCACCGAATCAGGACAAAGGACGGCGTTCTCAAGTCCCAGAGTTTTGTCGGTGCTTCCTTGTCGTAA
- a CDS encoding UDP-N-acetylglucosamine pyrophosphorylase yields MTVEPAPDPALLAQLRALYASAGQSHVFSFYESLSPAEQAALLNQLASIDVHRVNRIYSTAIAADPALTPSKENTNIFGGDQPNHKGEGANGNLVGTETLKGSLRIKEEAMPLPEEACATVLNNPSEEAQWRDAGLKVIANNQVAVLLMAGGQGSRLGSALPKGLYDIKLPSGQTLFEYQAKRIRKLERLAEEKAGKEKGSVSIRWCTPALSNDGKLLLSTPSSVSVAPDGNGGLYAALRRPLSPSSSRTVLSDLREHNVQYIHAYCVDNCLVRVADPVFIGCCISRNASAGAKVVRKTVPTESVGVLAAKGNAFAVVEYSELSKEKAEQRTADGQLAFRAANIANHFYTTAFLESVEEMEQHMAFHIARKKIPTVDLATGELVKPSEPNGMKLELFVFDVFPFTKSLCVLEVDRAEEFSPLKNAPGSKADCPETSRRDLLAQQKRWLIASGAEIADDVEIEVSPEVSYAGEGLDWIKGKTFTKSGVLSSQNDLKALAA; encoded by the exons ATGACCGTCGAGCCAGCTCCTGACCCTGCTCTCCTCGCCCAGCTCAGAGCACTCTATGCCTCTGCCGGCCAGTCCCACGTATTCTCATTCTACGAATCCCTCTCTCCCGCAGAACAGGCTGCCTTGCTCAACCAACTCGCCTCCATCGACGTCCACCGTGTCAACCGCATTTACTCTACAGCCATCGCCGCCGATCCAGCCCTCACCCCTTCCAAGGAGAATACCAACATCTTTGGCGGTGACCAGCCCAACCACAAGGGCGAAGGCGCGAACGGTAACCTTGTAGGCACCGAGACTCTCAAGGGCTCTTTGCGCATCAAGGAGGAGGCCATGCCATTGCCTGAAGAGGCATGTGCGACTGTGCTCAACAACCCATCCGAAGAAGCTCAGTGGCGGGACGCTGGTTTGAAGGTTATTGCCAACAACCAAGTGGCTGTCCTTCTCATGGCTGGCGGACAAGGTTCACGTCTCGGCTCTGCCCTCCCCAAGGGGCTGTACGATATCAAGTTGCCCAGTGGACAGACTTTATTCGAATACCAGGCCAAGAGGATCCGCAAGCTGGAGAGGCTCgcggaagaaaaggctggcaaggagaagggtagTGTCAGCATTCGGTG GTGTACTCCTGCCCTTTCCAACGACGgcaaacttcttctttcaacaCCTAGTTCTGTATCTGTTGCTCCTGACGGTAACGGTGGTCTCTACGCCGCCCTCCGTCGTCCTCTCTCCCCCTCGTCCTCCCGCACCGTCCTCTCTGATCTCCGCGAGCACAATGTCCAATACATCCACGCCTACTGCGTCGACAACTGCCTTGTCCGTGTCGCCGACCCCGTCTTTATCGGCTGTTGCATATCTCGTAATGCCTCGGCCGGCGCCAAGGTTGTCCGCAAGACCGTCCCTACAGAGAGTGTGGGTGTCCTCGCTGCCAAGGGCAACGCTTTCGCGGTGGTGGAGTACTCTGAGttgagcaaggaaaaggcggAGCAGAGGACTGCGGACGGTCAGCTGGCGTTCCGTGCTGCCAACATTGCAAATCACTTTTACACCACCGCTTTCCTCGAGTcggttgaagagatggaacaGCACATGGCGTTCCATATTGCTCGGAAAAAGATTCCTACCGTTGACCTTGCCACTGGCGAACTTGTCAAGCCCTCCGAGCCAAACGGCATGAAACTGGAGctctttgtctttgacGTCTTCCCATTCACCAAGAGTCTTTGTGTGCTCGAAGTCGACCGTGCGGAAGAATTCTCGCCGCTCAAGAATGCGCCGGGCAGTAAGGCTGACTGTCCCGAAACCAGCCGAAGGGATTTGCTCGCTCAGCAAAAGAGGTGGTTGATCGCAAGCGGTGCCGAGAttgcagatgatgtggagaTTGAGGTCAGCCCCGAGGTCAGCTATGCCGGTGAAGGCCTGGACTGGATCAAGGGCAAAACGTTTACCAAGAGCGGAGTGTTGAGCAGTCAGAATGATTTGAAGGCGCTCGCTGCGTAG